In one Antennarius striatus isolate MH-2024 chromosome 15, ASM4005453v1, whole genome shotgun sequence genomic region, the following are encoded:
- the hook3 gene encoding protein Hook homolog 3 isoform X2: MSTPESLDRMELCESLLTWIQTFGVEAPCKTVEDLTSGITMAQALQKIDAVYFNDAWINRIKPEVGDNWRLKISNLKKILKGILDYYQEVLGQHINDFTLPDVNLIGEHSDAAELGRMLQLILGCAVRCDHKQEYIQSIMAMEESVQHVVMAAIQELMSKESPVTGGNDSYEDLDRQLKKTAEELNDALATKDEISQRCRELDMQVAALQEEKSSLLAENQVLMERLNQSDSIEDINSPAGRRHLQLQTQLEQLQEETFRLEAAKDDYRIRCEELEKELLDVKSQNEELVSLADEAQSLKDEMDVLRHSSDRVSKLEGTVEHYKKKLEDMGLLRRQNKLMEEKNTVLVQTNMGLEEELRKANAAKGQLETYKRQVVELQNRLSEESKKADKMEFEYKRVKEKVDALQKEKDRMRTERDSLKETIEELHCVQAQEGQLTSGLLPFVNNDRSDSLAAEITTPEIREHLIRLQHENKMLKLAQEGSDNEKIALLQSLLEDANRRKNELETENRLINQRLMEEQSQVEELQKSLQEEGSKADDSSILKKKYEEHMEKLRELNNDLLKKNSFIDEIEPKYNACSQRVDELEDALKKKDEDMKQMEERYKKYLEKAKSVIRTLDPKQNQGSGPEVQALKNQLQEKERMLHSLEKEMDKTKGQRDYEEKLIVSAWYNMGMSLQKKAAEDRLANTGSSQSFLARQRQATSTRRTYPGHVQPATARSMR; encoded by the exons atTCAAACGTTTGGAGTGGAGGCTCCCTGCAAGACAGTAGAGGACTTGACAAGTGGTATCACGATGGCCCAAGCTTTGcagaaaat AGATGCAGTGTATTTCAATGATGCTTGGATCAATAGAATCAAGCCAGAGGTTGGAGACAACTGGAGGTTAAAG aTCAGCAACTTAAAGAAAATTCTTAAAGGCATCCTTGACTATTATCAAGAG GTCCTTGGACAGCACATCAACGACTTCACACTACCAGATGTAAACCTCATTGGAGAACATTCAGATGCAGCAGAACTTGGGAGGATGCTGCAGCTTATACTGGGCTGTGCTGTCCGCTGTGACCACAAGcagg AATACATCCAGAGTATCATGGCGATGGAGGAGTCTGTGCAACATGTTGTCATGGCAGCAATCCAAGAG TTGATGAGTAAAGAGTCTCCAGTGACGGGAGGAAATGACTCATATGAAGATCTAGACAGACAG CTCAAGAAgacagcagaggagctgaatgATGCTTTAGCAACCAAGGATGAGATCTCCCAGAGGTGTCGTGAGCTCGACATGCAG GTGGCAGCCTTACAAGAGGAGAAAAGCAGTTTATTAGCAGAAAACCAGGTCCTGATGGAGAGGCTCAACCAGTCTGACTCCATAGAGGATATAAATAGCCCTGCTGGACGTAGACACCTCCAGTTACAGACACAATTAGAGCAACTACAGGAAGAAACTTTCAG GTTGGAGGCTGCAAAGGATGACTACCGAATCCGATGTGAAGAGCTTGAAAAAGAACTCCTTGATGTCAAGTCACAGAATGAAGAGCTTGTATCCCTTGCTGACGAAGCCCAGTCTCTCAAAGATGAGATGGATGTCCTCAG acATTCATCAGACCGAGTTTCAAAGCTAGAAGGAACAGTGGAGCACTACAAGAAGAAACTGGAGGATATGGGTCTTCTCAGGAGACAG AATAAGCTCATGGAGGAGAAGAACACCGTGTTAGTGCAGACTAACATGGGTTTGGAAGAAGAGCTACGAAAGGCAAATGCTGCTAAGGGCCAGCTGGAGACGTACAaaagacag GTGGTTGAACTTCAGAACAGACTATCAGAAGAGTCGAAAAAGGCTGACAAGATGGAATTTGAGTACAAACGTGTGAAAGAGAAAGTAGACGctctgcaaaaagaaaaagat CGCATGCGGACAGAAAGAGACTCACTGAAGGAGACGATTGAGGAGCTACATTGCGTCCAAGCCCAGGAGGGGCAGCTTACATCAG GGTTGCTGCCATTTGTGAACAATGACAGATCCGATTCGCTGGCTGCAGAGATCACCACACCGGAAATAAG AGAACATTTGATTCGTCTTCAACACGAAAACAAAATGTTGAAGCTGGCACAAGAGGGATCTGACAATGAAAAGATTGCGTTACTGCAGAGTCTACTGGAGGATGCCAACAGGAGGAAGAATGAACTGGAGACAGAGAACAG GCTAATCAATCAACGCCTGATGGAGGAACAGAGTCAGGTAGAAGAGCTACAAAAGTCTCTCCAAGAAGAGGGTTCCAAAGCAGATGAT tcctCTATTCTGAAGAAGAAATATGAGGAGCACAT GGAGAAATTGAGAGAGTTGAACAACGACCTGCTGAAGAAAAATTCCTTCATTGATGAAATAGAGCCTAAATATAATGCCTGCT CCCAACGGGTGGATGAGTTAGAAGACGCCttgaagaaaaaagatgaagataTGAAGCAGATGGAGGAGAGATACAAGAAATACCTGGAGAAAGCCAAGAGT GTTATCCGGACCCTGGACCCCAAGCAGAACCAGGGTTCAGGTCCAGAGGTCCAGGCACTGAAGAACcagctgcaggagaaggagaggatgtTGCACTCACTGGAG AAAGAGATGGACAAGACAAAAGGTCAGAGAGATTACGAGGAGAAGCTGATTGTGTCCGCCTGGTACAATATG gGCATGTCTCTACAGAAGAAGGCGGCTGAAGATAGGCTAGCTAACACCGGCTCTAGTCAGTCCTTCCTGGCACGACAGAGACAAGCCACCAGCACACGGCGCACCTATCCAGGCCACGTTCAGCCCGCTACCGCAAG ATCCATGAGGTAG
- the hook3 gene encoding protein Hook homolog 3 isoform X1, translating to MSTPESLDRMELCESLLTWIQTFGVEAPCKTVEDLTSGITMAQALQKIDAVYFNDAWINRIKPEVGDNWRLKISNLKKILKGILDYYQEVLGQHINDFTLPDVNLIGEHSDAAELGRMLQLILGCAVRCDHKQEYIQSIMAMEESVQHVVMAAIQELMSKESPVTGGNDSYEDLDRQLKKTAEELNDALATKDEISQRCRELDMQVAALQEEKSSLLAENQVLMERLNQSDSIEDINSPAGRRHLQLQTQLEQLQEETFRLEAAKDDYRIRCEELEKELLDVKSQNEELVSLADEAQSLKDEMDVLRHSSDRVSKLEGTVEHYKKKLEDMGLLRRQNKLMEEKNTVLVQTNMGLEEELRKANAAKGQLETYKRQVVELQNRLSEESKKADKMEFEYKRVKEKVDALQKEKDRMRTERDSLKETIEELHCVQAQEGQLTSGLLPFVNNDRSDSLAAEITTPEIREHLIRLQHENKMLKLAQEGSDNEKIALLQSLLEDANRRKNELETENRLINQRLMEEQSQVEELQKSLQEEGSKADDSSILKKKYEEHMEKLRELNNDLLKKNSFIDEIEPKYNACSQRVDELEDALKKKDEDMKQMEERYKKYLEKAKSVIRTLDPKQNQGSGPEVQALKNQLQEKERMLHSLEKEMDKTKGQRDYEEKLIVSAWYNMGMSLQKKAAEDRLANTGSSQSFLARQRQATSTRRTYPGHVQPATASNVTA from the exons atTCAAACGTTTGGAGTGGAGGCTCCCTGCAAGACAGTAGAGGACTTGACAAGTGGTATCACGATGGCCCAAGCTTTGcagaaaat AGATGCAGTGTATTTCAATGATGCTTGGATCAATAGAATCAAGCCAGAGGTTGGAGACAACTGGAGGTTAAAG aTCAGCAACTTAAAGAAAATTCTTAAAGGCATCCTTGACTATTATCAAGAG GTCCTTGGACAGCACATCAACGACTTCACACTACCAGATGTAAACCTCATTGGAGAACATTCAGATGCAGCAGAACTTGGGAGGATGCTGCAGCTTATACTGGGCTGTGCTGTCCGCTGTGACCACAAGcagg AATACATCCAGAGTATCATGGCGATGGAGGAGTCTGTGCAACATGTTGTCATGGCAGCAATCCAAGAG TTGATGAGTAAAGAGTCTCCAGTGACGGGAGGAAATGACTCATATGAAGATCTAGACAGACAG CTCAAGAAgacagcagaggagctgaatgATGCTTTAGCAACCAAGGATGAGATCTCCCAGAGGTGTCGTGAGCTCGACATGCAG GTGGCAGCCTTACAAGAGGAGAAAAGCAGTTTATTAGCAGAAAACCAGGTCCTGATGGAGAGGCTCAACCAGTCTGACTCCATAGAGGATATAAATAGCCCTGCTGGACGTAGACACCTCCAGTTACAGACACAATTAGAGCAACTACAGGAAGAAACTTTCAG GTTGGAGGCTGCAAAGGATGACTACCGAATCCGATGTGAAGAGCTTGAAAAAGAACTCCTTGATGTCAAGTCACAGAATGAAGAGCTTGTATCCCTTGCTGACGAAGCCCAGTCTCTCAAAGATGAGATGGATGTCCTCAG acATTCATCAGACCGAGTTTCAAAGCTAGAAGGAACAGTGGAGCACTACAAGAAGAAACTGGAGGATATGGGTCTTCTCAGGAGACAG AATAAGCTCATGGAGGAGAAGAACACCGTGTTAGTGCAGACTAACATGGGTTTGGAAGAAGAGCTACGAAAGGCAAATGCTGCTAAGGGCCAGCTGGAGACGTACAaaagacag GTGGTTGAACTTCAGAACAGACTATCAGAAGAGTCGAAAAAGGCTGACAAGATGGAATTTGAGTACAAACGTGTGAAAGAGAAAGTAGACGctctgcaaaaagaaaaagat CGCATGCGGACAGAAAGAGACTCACTGAAGGAGACGATTGAGGAGCTACATTGCGTCCAAGCCCAGGAGGGGCAGCTTACATCAG GGTTGCTGCCATTTGTGAACAATGACAGATCCGATTCGCTGGCTGCAGAGATCACCACACCGGAAATAAG AGAACATTTGATTCGTCTTCAACACGAAAACAAAATGTTGAAGCTGGCACAAGAGGGATCTGACAATGAAAAGATTGCGTTACTGCAGAGTCTACTGGAGGATGCCAACAGGAGGAAGAATGAACTGGAGACAGAGAACAG GCTAATCAATCAACGCCTGATGGAGGAACAGAGTCAGGTAGAAGAGCTACAAAAGTCTCTCCAAGAAGAGGGTTCCAAAGCAGATGAT tcctCTATTCTGAAGAAGAAATATGAGGAGCACAT GGAGAAATTGAGAGAGTTGAACAACGACCTGCTGAAGAAAAATTCCTTCATTGATGAAATAGAGCCTAAATATAATGCCTGCT CCCAACGGGTGGATGAGTTAGAAGACGCCttgaagaaaaaagatgaagataTGAAGCAGATGGAGGAGAGATACAAGAAATACCTGGAGAAAGCCAAGAGT GTTATCCGGACCCTGGACCCCAAGCAGAACCAGGGTTCAGGTCCAGAGGTCCAGGCACTGAAGAACcagctgcaggagaaggagaggatgtTGCACTCACTGGAG AAAGAGATGGACAAGACAAAAGGTCAGAGAGATTACGAGGAGAAGCTGATTGTGTCCGCCTGGTACAATATG gGCATGTCTCTACAGAAGAAGGCGGCTGAAGATAGGCTAGCTAACACCGGCTCTAGTCAGTCCTTCCTGGCACGACAGAGACAAGCCACCAGCACACGGCGCACCTATCCAGGCCACGTTCAGCCCGCTACCGCAAG TAATGTCACTGCATGA